CGGATAACCTAGAAGCTAAACTAGAGCTTTTTAATGGCTGTTTAAAACCTATTGACCTTGATAAATTGAAAATACCAGAAGATAGAATAACAGCGTTAAATAGTATTTTAGACAATGACTTAGAAGCATTTGACAACAAAAAACACCCAAATTTAGACATCATAGAAGAACTGATAGAGGGGGTAGGCAATGAATAAAAAAGAAACCCCTAAAACGTTTGATTTATTAACACGTAGTATAGATCCCAGATTAGACATCACAACAGGGCTACACGTTGAAGAAATAGAAGCCCCTATCTTTGCCCCTATGCTTAATGGAACAGTTACTAACACACTTGCTACAATTGGGCGTAATGCAGTACCTACCAGAATTAACCCGCTTGCAAATAACGAGGCTACTATAGAAAATGGGGACGTTAAGGTTTTTATAGAGAAATACTCAGACAAGAAAAGCCTTAAAGTTGGGGTAGTGAAGCTACTAGACTTTTTAACGGTGGGTTTAGCCAAAATCAACCACTACAGGGACAAAGATATAGCTAACTTACAAAATACCGTTACATTTTCTATAGATGATTATATGGGGTATTTGGGAGTAGCTAACCCAAATAGTAAGAGCACCCGCGATCAAATAAGAAGACGTTTAAAAGATGAATTAGACACGCTTTACAGCATATCTTTTAAGTGGAAAGAAAAGAGTAGGGATAAAGTGGAAGACTATGCTAAAATGCGACTTTGTGAAGCACAGGGAATAAAACGAGGCGTAGCCTCATTTACATTTACTACTAGCATGGCTTACTATTTAAACCAGTCTTACATTATGCAGTACCCGTTAGACCTACTAGCTATTAGCGAGCGTAACCCTAACGCTTACCCTATAGCCCGTAAATTAGCGCTACACCACAGCATAGACAACAACCACAAAAAAGGCACTTCTAACATTATAAGCGTTGCTAAGTTGCTTGAAAGCACCCCAGAAATACCAACAATAACCGAAGTTATGGGAACTGATAGAGCATGGGGCAGACGTATAAAAAACGCCTTAGAGAAGGCGCTAGACGCTATAGACGGGGTTATTAGTTGGGAATACAGCAACAGTAAAGGCGTACCACTGACAGAGAAACAGTTAGCAATGGCAGACTATGAAACATTTAGCAAGCTATACATAAAGTTTGACATACTAGGCGCACCAGATCCAACACAGCGGATTGAAGCTAAAAAAGCCAAAACTACAGCACGTAGGA
This genomic window from Streptococcus sp. 29887 contains:
- a CDS encoding RepB family plasmid replication initiator protein; the encoded protein is MNKKETPKTFDLLTRSIDPRLDITTGLHVEEIEAPIFAPMLNGTVTNTLATIGRNAVPTRINPLANNEATIENGDVKVFIEKYSDKKSLKVGVVKLLDFLTVGLAKINHYRDKDIANLQNTVTFSIDDYMGYLGVANPNSKSTRDQIRRRLKDELDTLYSISFKWKEKSRDKVEDYAKMRLCEAQGIKRGVASFTFTTSMAYYLNQSYIMQYPLDLLAISERNPNAYPIARKLALHHSIDNNHKKGTSNIISVAKLLESTPEIPTITEVMGTDRAWGRRIKNALEKALDAIDGVISWEYSNSKGVPLTEKQLAMADYETFSKLYIKFDILGAPDPTQRIEAKKAKTTARRKAKKTDTKKEE